Genomic window (Nisaea sp.):
CCTTTGAACACACCATCTTCGAAGATCGGCGTGCCGCTGATGCGCCGATAACATCGCTTGCCGTCTGCATCGGGAGCTGCGTACTCGAAATTCTGGAACGGTTTGTGAGCCTTGATCGTCTCGCGATGTTCCTTCCACGAGTCTGCCCGGTCGCTGTTCCAGTCCAGTTTCTCAAACCGTAGATAAGATTTGCCGAGTTGGGAGGCGAGTGTCTGTCCGGTGGCTTTCTCGTGCCGGCCCGACAATTGAGTCAGTTTGAATTCTTCGTCGACCTCCCAGAACCAATCAGACGAGATTGCCGCGATATCGCGGAATCGCTTCTCGCTTGCCTTGAGCGCATCGCCTACCCGGCGCCGGTGCATGCGACTCAATATCAGCAGGGTGATCAACACGCTTTGAAGCAGGATAAAGAGTGCTCCGCTCCATAGCAGTATCGTACTCAGTTGCGGAGACTCAGAACTGTCAGCCATGTAGGGCTCTTTGACCGTTTCAGTAACTGCCAGTGCTGCGGTGGCCTCAAGGACGACGAGCGAATCTGTGATGGACGGCGCGCTAACTGCGGCGCCACAGGGCAACAAAATTGCCGCTAATCCAGCGATCTGGACCGCGTAATGCAGAGAATTAGTGCGCATTCCTTCAACCTCGGCATTCGCAATTCTGGAAGCCCGCCGGTTCTGTAGGTACCTAACCGAATGCTCGATAATTCTATGTTTGGATTAATAAACCCTTACGCCTCCCGGATAGCATTCATCACGGCGGCGCAGAACCCGTCAAACGCATCGCGTTCGATCCACCGGACCACGGCGACCATGTCGAGCTCAGGATCAACCCAGATGACGTTTGAGCCCTTGCCTTTGGCGAAATAGCTGGTGCGTGGCGCGGAAGGCGCGGATCCGCCTGCGCCGTTGAGCCACCAGAGATAGCCGTAATCCGCGTTGATCGGGCACGGAGTTGTCGCCTGACCGATATAATTATCGGAGATCAGCTGCTTGCCGTTCCAAGAGCCGCCGCGGGCCATGAGCAGGCCTGTGCGGGCCTGATCGCGGGAGCTGATGAACATGCCGCCGCCCCAGTGCGAGCCGCCGGAGACCGACTGGATCTTCTTGCCGTCGATGTCGACCCAGGAATTCTCGTAGCCGTGCCACTCCCAGTCGGCGGATGCGCCGATCGGATCCATGATCCGCTCTTTGATGACTTCCGGAAGCGGCCGCTTCCAGACCCGGAGCAGGGCGAGGGCCAGCCGGTTCACCCGGACATCGTTATATTCCCAGAACGTGCCGGGGGTCTGCATGTCGCGGGTCTTGCCCTTGAGGGCGCCTTCTCCGGCCTGGGCATCGAGATCTCGGTTGTGATCGATCCAGTCGGGCTTGCTCCACAGCGTGCCCTGCCATTCGCTGGTCTGCTGCAGCAGCTGCGCCCAGGTGATCGGCTTGTTCTGCGCATCCTCGAAGCCGCCATCGTCGACCAGCTCGGCGACCGGACGGTCGAAGCCGGGGATCAGGCCGTCATCCAGCGCCAGTCCGGCGCAGATCGACAAATAGCTCTTCGCGATGCTGAAGGTTATGTCCGGACGGTTGGTGTCGCCCCATTCATGGACAATACGGCCGCCCTTGAGGATCATGCCGTGCGGGTCGGCGCGCGGCCGGGTGATGCCGATGACATCCCGCAGGCCTTCCGGCTCGCCGAAGAGATCGTTGTCCAGCGCGCGGCGGATATCGCGGTCCATCGTGGATTCGTTCTTGGTGGCGAAGTCGCTGGCGGCTTTCAGACCGGCGACGTCAAAGCCGGCATCACGCGGATCAATGCGCTCCCAGGACTGGCCTGGGGCAGGAAAATACTGTGTCATCTCGGTCTCTTGATGTCGCGGCGGGTGACGGACTGTAGCGTTCTTGCGTGACGAGGGTCCAGACTTGCAATCAAGTCGGGCGCAATCGCAAACTGGAATGAAAGCAGCCGGAGGACGGGCAATGACGATGTCGGATCAGGATATCAAGGCGATGGGAATGCCGCGCTACACCGGTATCCCGACCTTCATGCGGACGCCCTACCGGGGGAGCGCGGCCGGCCTCGATATTGCCCTGATAGGGGTGCCCTACGATGGCGGTGTCACCAACCGGCCCGGTGCCCGGCATGGCCCGCGCGAGGTGCGCAATCAAAGCAGCCTGATCCGCACGATCAATCAGGCGACCGGCGTCAGTCCCTATGAGCTGTGCAGCATAGGAGATGTGGGTGACGCGGTTGTCGAGCGGCCTTTTCAGCTTGAAGGCGCGCACCAGGAGATCGAGGATTATTACAAGAAGCTGGCAACGACCGGGGCCGTCCCGCTCAGCGTCGGCGGGGATCATTCCATCTCCTTGCCGATCCTCAGGGTGCTGGCGCGCGAGCGGCCTGTCGGGCTGATCCAAATCGATGCCCATTGCGATACTGGCGATGATTATCTCGGCTCCCGTTTTCATCATGGAGCGCCGTTCTCCCGGGCGGTGGACGAAGGGCTGCTCGATCCGAAACGTTGCGTGCAGATTGGTATCCGCGGCGGCATTAATTCGCGGGACCAGTGGGCCTTCAGTTACGAGCACGGCATGCGCGTGATCCAGATCCATGAAGCCCATGAGATGGGGCTGGACGCGGTCATTGCCGAGGCGCGCCGTGTGATCGGCGACGGGCCGACCTATTTCACTTTCGATATCGACGGTATCGACCCGGCCTACGCACCAGGGACCGGCACGCCGGAGATCGGTGGGTTCACGGCGCTCGAGGCGCAACTGCTCGTGCGCGGGATGAGCGGGGTGAACCTGATCGGCGGGGACGTGGTCGAGGTTTCGCCGCCGTTCGATCCGAGCGGGATCACCGCCCTGACCGGCGCCACGATCATGTTCGAGATCCTCTGTGTTCTCGCCGAGGCTGTCGCGGCGAGCAAGAGCTGATCCGGTGCGCCCGCTCCTGTTCGCCGGTGTCATTTTTGCGTTCTTCCTTTCGGTGCCGCTGAATGCCGGCGCGGCAGAGCAGGAGGTCCGGCTCGATGTGACGGAGCTTCGTGGCGGGGCGGTGCCGCGTGTCCGTATCGCCGCATCTCCGCACATGCGCAGCGCAGCGTTTTATGCCCGGACGGCGGATGGAATGGTCCGGCCTATCCATTTTATCGGTCGGCTGACGGTGGATGGGGCTGGACCCGTGCTTCAGATCCCGGCGGGTGAGGAGCACTTCATCCCGGTTGGCGGTACGCCCGGACTTTTCGTCGCCGCGCGAACCGGGCTGAAGCAGGATCGGGAGGCTATCTTCGTTCTGCTGGCAGAGGGCCTTCCCGCAGTGCTTACGGCAGCAACGCCCATCTCTGCGGATGTTTTTTTTCGGCAGTTAGCGGCTGTCACGCGGGGGCAAAAGGGCGCGCTTCACATTCTTCCCTATACGATCGCAGCGGCGGGGCTTCCGGCGGGTATCTCCCGGGAGGAAGAGACCGTGACGTTCGAGGTCGCTTTCGAGGGAATTGCCCCGGAAGCGGTTTTCACAATTGCCGATATCCTTACAGTCGAGGGAGATGGGCCGTTAGTGCCGGTTGTCATCAACCTGCCGGACGCGGGGGACGGCTTTGGCTTCAGCCACAGCAGCCTGGCATCCGAAACAGAATTCCGTGAGCGTTTGGAAAAGATCGTCAAGGGGGCCGGATTATCCGGAGCCAGGATCGTCGATCATGGAGCCGGCACTCATCTGACTGTCATCGCCTCAGAGCCTTAATGCGCCTTGTTCTGCTAAGGATAAGCTATTGCCGTTAATGGAAAAATCGACAAATATAAACACGTAAAAAACGAATAAATAGAAAAATATTCACCATATTGGGTAAGTCCAGTGCCGATTTTGGATTTCGGTGGCAGCGCATCTGGTCTCAGGACCGAGATCAGTAATGAGCTGGCCTCGGCGCTTGCCGCAGTGCTCGATGCCTCTGGTGACGATGGCGGGCGCTACGATACGCGGACCCGCCGCACTCTTGTGCAGACAATCGCCGCCAGGGCTTATGGCAAACCCCTTCTTGAACTCGCTTATCTGATCGCAGCTGCGGACCAGCTTTCCGGCCGTCACGGATATGTCGGTTTCTTCTGGGGAGTCCGGGCCGCGACGTCTGGTGCCTACAGGGCCGCTGCTTTCGCGGCAGCGGGGCGGAGTACTGCGCCAAAGGAGATCGAGGCCGGAGCGGATGAGCTGATTATCAGTTATCCGGGGCCGTTGTTCAGGGTGAGCTACGGGCGCATGCCCTTTCTGGCGGCGCTGCTGGACTTCTGCGTCACCGCGCTCGGATTTGCCGAGCTGGATGATGACATATCCGCTTTCCTGTCCGGCCCGAAGGACCGGGAAGACATGCAGTCCTTTGCCAATGGACTGTCCCGGCGGCTCTATGACTTCCTGAAAGATCACCTGCCGTCGCAGCAATATGAGCGGAAGTTTAACGCGATGTGCAGCTTCATCGCGGACAGGACGGACCGGCGGGTCAGTGCCGATGCAATCGATGACAGAACGGTGCTCGCCTTCTGGGAGGAATGCTGTTCCGACCGTCGTGTGGGGAGCGATTTCAAAGGATTCCGGACGGTTGCGATCAACTTTCTCCATCTGAGACTGGCGCTGAAGACGGCCGCCGAGCGGCTCGCCATTGATGCGGCGGCGCCGATCGGCTCATCGCGGGATGCCGGTGAGGTCGATCCGGGGGAGATTTGCGGTGCCCTCGAGGTGGTCGAGGGTAGGCGGTCCGTGCTTGCGGAATTGGCCCTGCCACCGGCTGACCGGTTGAAGGCCATCAACAAGCGTGAGGGCGCGCGGCTGGAATTGTTGATGGAGGCGGGCGATGCGGGCGCCGTCCTGCCTTTGACCATATTGAGAGCGGAATGTTTCGGCGCGCATCAGGCCCGGATCGTTCAGGCTGTCCGGAAAAGAAAGGCGACTGAGCCTCATGGGGCGGTTGAGGCCTTGATCGATCAGAAGCCGGTCGAGGATTACGGGGCTGCAACGGACGACTTCCAGGAGTTGACGGTGCAGATCAGGAAGGTCCGGCTCGCCCTGATGTTTATCCTGTTCCGGAATGCGCGGCCCGAAGCTTTCGAAATTGGTTTCGATCTGTTCCCGGAGGTCGCACGGGCACTGCGAAACCGGATCAACGAGCCTGAAATTGACTTTGCTGACAACGTGGTGCCATTGCGCCCTGGCGGGGCGATCGGTCGTTTGCTTCAGGGCGCTGTTGAAGGTGATCCGGAGACGATGCCGGAAGCCGGCCTTTTCAAGGCGTCCCGTCTGGCTTTTGCCAAGGTGAACAGGCGCGGTTTTGAAGAGGAACGGGTGTGCGAGCCCGAGATCATGGAGGCCGCCACGGCATGTGAGCCGTTGTTGCGGGTATGCGGGGAAGAGCTTCGGGCATTCCTTGCGGCACTTGAACGTCATTTCAACCTGATCCCCGCAGAGCAGGTGTTCGAAGAGGATTGCCGCCGTTTCCATACCGCACTCGCGGCGCTTTACCGGGAGACGGCATGACTGAACCAAAGCTCCCCGGGGACGATGACGGGTTTGCCAAAGCCCTTTTTGTCGCCAGCTCCGCGGACCGGGATATCCGTCTCTGGCTTTCAGAGGCGGCGGAGGCGGAGGACAAACCGGTTCCGTTCGCGGCGTTCGTTCAATGTCTCGCGGACCCGGAAAGCGCTACAGGGCGACGCGTCATGGAAATGGCAGCGCGCCGTCCTGACGTCAGGTCCACCCTCATGACGTTGGCCAAGCGGTTTGCCCTTGGAAATCTCCCTGCAGTTGCCGCCGCGAGTGACGGGGTCTTGGCTGTACGTGAAACGGATGCGTTCCGGATGCGTCTGGAAGCTGCGTATGACGCTGGCGGTTTGGCGTATTTCATCGTGGAACGTCTGGATGACGGAAGTGACATGCCGCGTCTCGCGATTGGCATTCCCGAAGCGGGCGAGCCGGTGATGCGGGCTTTGCCTGAAAGCGTCGATGGCGGGGTTCAGCTCATGTTGTCGCCCGATGATCCCTTCCTTCACTTGTTTCGCGACCCGGATAGCCGGTTTCTGCTGGCCTGATGGCGACGATGCCGCTGATCAAGGTTCTGATCGCAACAACGCGCGGGCCGGTAGAGGTTCAGAACATCGCGCGTGAAAATCCGGCGGTCCGCTCTGTCATCTGCGTCGGAGGGACATTCACGGCCTTGCCGGTCAGCCCCGCCTATGATGCTTTCGTGCGCGAGCCGACAGGCGTTGTGGAGCGCATGTCGGGTCATCCAGTCTACCGTACCGATGTTGCCGCACCGATTGAGGCAGGAGAGAGCTGGCAGCTGGGAATGTTCCTGGCTCATGCCTTTCAGCTTTCCGGTCTGCTGGCGAAGCCGGGGGACGTAGCCGGGAAAACGATTCTGGTTACGGGCGGTCTGGACCGGGACCTGAAGGTGACGCCGGTAACGCATGTCGCCGAAAAATTGGCCCGGGCCGCCGCTCCTGATCAGGGAGAGGGTGTCTTCTTGTACCCGCGTGGATCGGAAGCCGTCGCGGATACGGACGGCTGGCAGTCTCTACCAGTGGCCAGCGTGCGTGATGCGCTGAAAATCTGTCTCGGCCGGGAGGCGGCAGAGCGTTTCTTGCTCCAGCAGCCTCTGTCTGAGGCGAGTAAAAGAGCATCATGGCGTGACCGTTTAACGTGGCCCATTTGGGCGGCGGCTTTTATTTCGATTCTGTTTATTGCAGCATTGACGGGCTTTGTTCTTTGGCCTTCTTCGACAGGTGACGGGACTCAAAGCTCTGGCGAAAATGCGGTCGGTTTAATCAACCTTTCTATTGCGCCTCGGGATCCCGTTAGCGGTGAATGCGGCGATCTGGTTGCGATCCCGCCGGATCGCAACGTCTTCAAAGGCCCGGTGTGCTTTGGTCGGATGAGTGTCGCAGAGAGAGGCGAACACCGTATGCGCATGACCATCGATGGCGCTTTTTCCAGCTATGTCGACCAGAGCCGCTACAGGCGTGAGCTTCAGCGGACGACTGGCGGCGGTGGCCGCTTGGTTCTGCAGATAGATTTCCCTTATTGGGTGAGGGAGCCTGTCTGGCTCATAGCGGAGACCGAGGTTTTGGGGATGGACGGGAATCCTGTTCGTTTCGAAAGACGAGTCCTAGAGGTGATGCCCGGTGGTGGTGCGGGTTATTGAACAGGTGCTGTGTAAAGTGATGTGGCGCGACAGTCCCCACCGGCCGTTTCGCCGGGATGTACATTGTGTCTTGAGGCCCCGCACTCCGATCTCTCTGCGCCGCGTCTTTTTGATGTTTTGAAAAAGCGAAGGGACCAGTATATTTAATTGGGTTCGTTAGTTGGAAATCAGATTCCAAGGTGAACTTCACTCACCGCCAGTACATCCAAAATGCCAAGCTGTGAATGGCTTGTGAATAATATCAATCTTTTCCAATTTAAAGCGATATCCTGAATTGACTTTTAAGTCTGAATGTCAAGAGGCGGGTAACCATGGGGCGAGCGGGATCTCTCATATCTAAAGCTTCTATCTCTCTTGTACGGCCAAAAAAGTTATCCACAGGTAAGTTTCGGTTTTTTTCGAATAAGTTAAGTCTCCATGTCTGTTTTATGCGTTGCTGGCTGCCGGCCGCGCTTGGGCTGTTGGGAATAACAGTTTGTGTACCCTATGGTGTCGCGGAGCCGGTAGATCTCGAGTTGGTTTTTGCGGCTGACGGTTCCGGCTCGATTGACGATGACGAGCTTTTACTTCAGCGGCAGGGTTATGCGGAGGCACTGCTTGATCGGCGCGTTCTGGATGCCGTGACATCTGGCCGCTGGGGCAAGATCGCGGTCAGCTACATCGAATGGGGTGATGAAGCGTCCCAGCACACGATTGTCGATTGGCGAGAGATTGCGGGACCGGAAGATGCTCGCGCATTTGGAGAGGCGTTGTTATCCGCGCCCCGGGCAGCCTGGGGCTATAATTCGATCAGCGAGGCGATTGCTTATTCCACGGACAAGATCCTGACGAATACCTATGAGGGCGTGCGGATGGTCATCGATGTTTCCGGTGATGGCCCACAGATTGGCGGCCGGCCGATTGACTGGGCCCGGGATCGGGCGGTGGATGCGGGTATCACCATCAATGCTTTGGTTGTAAAGAGTCGTGGCGGTGGGCATCGGGGGCCGGGAAACATTCCGCTGGAAATGCATTACCGGTTGGACGTGATCGGCGGGCTCGGTGCCTTCGCTATGGTGGCAGACGAAGAGACGCCGTTTGCAGACGTCCTGCTTGCCAAGATTATCCGGGAGATTGCAGAGGCTCGTCCGACGGGACATGGCCGCGACGTTACCGGGATTGGCATTATGGGCCCTGCGACCCAATATGCAGAAAACGTGATCACCTGTGGGACGGAGACTTATGAGCGAACCGGCACTTACCCTGGATGCAAGCGGCCTTAAATGCCCGCTGCCGGTGTTGAAAACCCGTAAGGCCATCAAAGGCCTTGAGGCGGGGCAGTTGATCTCCGTGCAATCGACGGATCCGGCTTCTCCACTGGATTTCAAACACTTCTGTAACAGCGGCGGCCATGAACTCGTCAGCGAAGCTGAGGCGGAAGGCACCTTCACCTTTGTCATCCGCAAGGGCCCCTGAACGGGGCCCTTGTTGGCTGTGGAGGTGTCGCTAAGCGGCTGGTAGCCCGTCCGTACCGGCGCCGCAGACGATAACGGCGACAGTGCTGCCAGCCGGTGCGGAGACCTTACCGGTCATCAGAGCGGCCTGGGCCGCTGCGCCACTGAGCTCGGCGGACAGGCCGGTCTCTTCCCAGAGCCATTCGGCGGCGGCTTTCATTTCTGCGTCGCTGACCAGCACCAGTTCGTCCACATTCTTCGAGATCAGCTCGAAATTGAGGGCGGCAGATGTGCGGGGCGCGAGCGTGCCGGCCGCTGTTTCGATTTTGTCCAGCGTCACCAGATGGCCTGCCGCGCGGGCGGCGTGATGGGTGGGCGCGCCGGTCGGCTCGACACCGATGACCTTGATGCCCGGCTTCAGCAGCTTGGCCGCCGTCGCCACCCCGGAGATCAGCCCGCCGCCGCCGATGGCGACGATGAGCGTGTCGATTTCCGGCACGTCTTCCAGCATTTCAAGCGCGATGGTGCCCTGTCCGGAGATGACGCGCGGATCGGCGAAGGGGTGGATGTAGGTCAGGCCATCCGCTTCTGCGTGGGCGAGAGCAGCTTCGTTTGCTTCGTCCCAGACAGAGCCTTCGATGATGGTTTTGGCACCCAGGGATTTCAGCTTTTCCACCTTTGAAGGCGGCGTGCTGGACGGCAGATAGATCACTGCCGGGCAGCCGGTCATGCGGGCGCCGAAAGCGACGCCGAGGCCGTGATTGCCGCCGGAGGCCGTGATCAGCCCGCGCGACCGCTCTTCATCCGTCAACGACATCACGGTGTTCGTGGCGCCGCGAACCTTGAAGGAGCCTGTCGGTTGCAGGTTTTCGAGCTTCAGCAGCAACCGGGCGCCGGGCGCCGGATCGCTTTTCAAGGCGATGGCGTCCAGCAGCGGTGTGCGGCGGACCTTGCCGTGGATCCGTTCCGCAGCGGCCTTGAAGTCGGACAGGTCGGTCAATTGAGGATGCCTCCATCGATTACAAATGCTTGGCCGGTTGTGTAGGCGCTTTCGTCTGAGGCGAGGTAGAGCACCATCGCCGCGATTTCCTCTGCCGTGCCAAGGCGGCCGAGCGGCTGGCGGGCGATGAAATCCTTGCGGGCCTGCACCGGGTCGTCGAACGCGTTGATTCGTCCGTCCAGGGACGGAGACTGAACCGTGCCGGGGCAGACCGCGTTGCAGCGGATGCCCTGTTTCATGAAATCGGCGGAGATCGATTTGGTGAGGCCGATCACCGCCGCTTTGCTTGATCCATAGACGCAGCGCAGCGGGATGCCTTTCATGCTGGAGCTGACGGAGGACATGTTGATGATCGAGCCGCCTCCGGATTCGAGCATTGCCGGCAGGAAGGCCCGACACATGCGGAACATCGCCTTGACGTTCAGATTGAAGGAGAAGTCCCAATCCTCGTCGGTTGTCTCGAGGATCGAGCCGTGATGCACGAAGCCGGCGCAGTTGAACAACGCATCAATGGCGCCAATCTCTGCTGCCGCGGCTTTAACGGCATCGCCGTCGAGCACGTCGAGTCGGCGTGTGGTGACACCGGCGAGTCCTTCGAGTTCGGCGAGCTTTTCCTGATTGATGTCAGTCGCGATGATTGTCGCGCCTTCACCGCTGAAAGCCTCGACAGTGGCCCGGCCGATACCCTGCGCGGATGCAGTCACAAGAGCGGTTTTCCCCGCCAAACGTCCTGACATGATGTTTCCCCCGATTTTGATTTTCTCGAGGTTCATGAGTACGGCATCGGGTTTCCATGCGGCAAGCGTTTGCGCGGCACATGTGGTGGGCTATCATCACCATAATTAAATAATAGGGAGTGCTGGTGATGGCTGAAGCAGGCGGGGCGCAGGACGCGCAGAAATTGACGGTCCGATTGAACCCGGCGGACAATGTCGTTACCTCGCGTTCCGAGATCGGGGCTAACGTCAAGATTCCGGAAGAGATGGTGGCGACGCTCACACCTGTGCCGCAAGGGCACAAGATTGCGACGCGCAGGATCGGCGCCGGTGAGCCGGTGAAGAAGTACAATCAGATCATCGGGTTCGCGACCGAGGACATCCGCCCGGGCGGACATGTGCACACACACAATGTCGCCATGAAGGATTTCGAGCGGGATTACGCCTTCTGCATGGACCGGACCGAGACAGATTATATCCCGGAGGCGGACCGCGCGACTTTTCAGGGCTTCCGACGGAAGAACGGCAAGGTAGGGACGCGCAACTATATCGGTGTCCTGACAAGCGTGAACTGCTCTGCTTCGGCGGCGAAGTATCTGGCCGACGCGGTTACTCCGGAAATGCTGGAGAAGTATCCGAACGTGGACGGGGTGGTGGCGCTGAGCCACGCGACGGGCTGCGGAATGGCGGATACGGGCGAGGGGTACGAGAACCTGCAGCGCACCCTCTGGGGCTTTGCCGGGCATCCGAACTTCGCAGGGATCATTCTGGTCGGGCTCGGCTGCGAGGTGAACCAGATCGACTTCCTGCTGGAAGCCCATCAGCTTGAGCGTGGCCCGCGCCTGCGCACCATGACGCTGCAGGAAACAGGCGGCACGCGGAAGACCATCGAAAAGGGGCTCGCCCTGATAGAGGAGATGCTGCCGCTGGCCAACCAGAGCCGGCGCGAGACATGTCCAGCCTCCGAATTAACTTTGGCCCTGCAATGCGGCGGCTCGGATGCCTATTCCGGCATGACCGCGAACCCGTCGCTCGGCTATGCGGCGGACCTGCTGGTGCGCCATGGCGGCACGGCCGTGTTGGCTGAGACGCCCGAGATTTACGGGGCGGAACATTTGCTGACGCGCCGTGCGGTCAGCAAGGAAGTCGGCGAGAAGCTGATCGAGCGTATCAAGTGGTGGGAGGCCTATTGCGCCCGCAATGGCGGCGAGATGAACAACAATCCGTCCCCCGGCAACAAGGCTGGCGGCTTGACGACGATCCTTGAGAAATCGCTCGGCGCGACGGCCAAGGGCGGCACCACGAACCTTACCGGTGTCTATAAGTACGCCGAGAGGATCGACACCAAGGGCTTTGTCTTCATGGACAGCCCCGGCTTCGATCCCTGCTCGATCACCGGTCAGGTGGCGAGCGGCAGCAATGTGGTCGCCTTCACGACCGGTCGCGGCTCCTGTTACGGCTGCAAGCCGGCGCCTTCGATGAAGTTGGCGACAAATACGCCGATGTATCGCCGCATGGTCGAGGATATGGACATCAATTGCGGGGCTGTGTTGGACGAGGGCATGACGATCGAGCAAATGGGCGAGCAGATCTTCCAGCAGGTGCTTGCGGTTGCTTCCGGGGAGAAGACCAAGAGCGAAAGGCTCGGGATTGGCGATCATGAGTTCATCCCCTGGCAGGTCGGGGCGGTGATGTAACGGCGCCTGGAGCGATCTTGATGGGCGATGATTTCGCCGACAGTTATCTCGGCCAGCTTCGGAAGCTGATCGGCAGCCGCATGGTGCTGATGCCGGGGGCGCGCTGCGTCATTCTCGATGATGCAGACCGTGTCCTGCTGCAGCTCCGGGGTGACTTCCATGTCTGGGGCCTGCCCGCCGGGTTCTCGGAGCCGGGCGAGAGCGTACTGGAAACCCTGGTCCGGGAGGTGCGGGAGGAGACCGGCCTGACGGTGCTCGATCCCACACCCTGGGGGCACGCATCCGCGCCGGAGGAATCCACGCTGGTCTACCCCAACGGCGATACGATTCAGGGCTTCGGTGTGGATTTTGTCGCCCGTGAATGGAGCGGCGATCTCACGGTCGACGGGACCGAGACCCTGGCGCTGGACTGGTTCCCGCTGGACGATCTGCCCGAAATGATCCATGCCCATAAAAGCGCGCTCGGTCATTTCGCCAGATATCGCGAGACTGGCGCGTTCCAGCTTTTCTGATCACTGGAAGCAGCATGTCCTTCGAAGCCTTCCTCGGCGATCTTCGCGCGGATACGGATACCCGTCGCGTTACGCCGCCTCCCGGTGCGATTGATTGTGATGTCCGCATCACAGCCGCCTCCGGAGAAGCTCCGCCGAAAGATCTGCCGGACTGCCCAGCGGAACATTATCGCCCGGTGCAGGATGAACTGGGCGTTGCCCGCGTCGTCCTGATCCAGCCGGACGCGCTTGGCTTCGACAACAGTACGCTGCTTGCCGCGCTGCAGGTGCTCTCTGCTGACCCTGAGGGGGTCGTCGAGGATTGCGCCCGGGCTTTTTGCATGGTGCGACCCGGAACGGACGCGGCCGAGTTGAAGGATCTTGCCGCGGCGGGCGTCACCGGTATGCGTGTGACCATGCTGCGTCACCAGGAAAGCTGCCCCTGGGACGAGATCGACCGCCATGTCCGGCGCGTGCATGACCTGACCGGATGGGATGTCGAATTGGCGATGGATGGCTCGGACCTGCACGAGGTTGCGCAGATGATTCGTGCCTGGCCCTGCAACATCATCCTTCCCGACCTCGGCGGCTTTCGCTTTTCCCGCAGTCTTACTCAGCCGGGGTTTCGGTCGCTTCGTCATCTTGTCGATAGAGGGCGCGTCTGGGTGAAGCTTGCAGCGCCCTATTTGATTGGGAAAGACGGTAGCCCGGAAGTGTCCGAGCTTGCGGGAGCGCTTGTAGACTGGGCACCGGAACGCATGGTTTGGGGGAGCGCCTGGCCGCACCTGAACTGGACAGGAGAGGCGGATTCCTTGCCCGAGAGTTTGGGTTTGATGGAATCGCTCGGCGCTTGGGTAACCGATGAAGAAGTGCGGGATCGGATTTTACTCGAGAATCCGGAAGGGCTGTACGGTTTTGGGATGTGGCCGGTTGCAAAATAATCAGGCGCGATCTGTCCTGTGCGCTCGATGATTGGGGCCATCGTTGCATAGTCTAGGAGCGATGCACACGAAACCTGAGGACCGGATCATCGAGCATAAATCATAGTCGCATATGGTGTTTTGTTCCGCGTAAATAATAAGATCATTCATCATTGTTAATGACTGGCGGAGTTTTCTTGAAGGCCGTTTTGCAAAATATTTTAGTATTCAGATGTTTGCGGTTCGTGGCGTTATTAAGTCACGGTAAGTTTTAGTTAAGAAAGATTACCTATTTTGCACGCAAGGCGGTGAGCAAATCCGCAGTGAGATGTGCTTGTAAAATAGGTGGTGTACATGAATATTTCCAGCATAAGCGTACGGAATAAGGTCACCTTCGTGACTGTTATTCTTGTCGCAATTGCAATGCTTGCAACGGCGTATTCAGCGATCTTTTTGATCGCAAGTTATGTCGAGAAGCAGGCGGC
Coding sequences:
- a CDS encoding serine hydrolase domain-containing protein, encoding MTQYFPAPGQSWERIDPRDAGFDVAGLKAASDFATKNESTMDRDIRRALDNDLFGEPEGLRDVIGITRPRADPHGMILKGGRIVHEWGDTNRPDITFSIAKSYLSICAGLALDDGLIPGFDRPVAELVDDGGFEDAQNKPITWAQLLQQTSEWQGTLWSKPDWIDHNRDLDAQAGEGALKGKTRDMQTPGTFWEYNDVRVNRLALALLRVWKRPLPEVIKERIMDPIGASADWEWHGYENSWVDIDGKKIQSVSGGSHWGGGMFISSRDQARTGLLMARGGSWNGKQLISDNYIGQATTPCPINADYGYLWWLNGAGGSAPSAPRTSYFAKGKGSNVIWVDPELDMVAVVRWIERDAFDGFCAAVMNAIREA
- the speB gene encoding agmatinase codes for the protein MTMSDQDIKAMGMPRYTGIPTFMRTPYRGSAAGLDIALIGVPYDGGVTNRPGARHGPREVRNQSSLIRTINQATGVSPYELCSIGDVGDAVVERPFQLEGAHQEIEDYYKKLATTGAVPLSVGGDHSISLPILRVLARERPVGLIQIDAHCDTGDDYLGSRFHHGAPFSRAVDEGLLDPKRCVQIGIRGGINSRDQWAFSYEHGMRVIQIHEAHEMGLDAVIAEARRVIGDGPTYFTFDIDGIDPAYAPGTGTPEIGGFTALEAQLLVRGMSGVNLIGGDVVEVSPPFDPSGITALTGATIMFEILCVLAEAVAASKS
- a CDS encoding DUF1194 domain-containing protein; translated protein: MRCWLPAALGLLGITVCVPYGVAEPVDLELVFAADGSGSIDDDELLLQRQGYAEALLDRRVLDAVTSGRWGKIAVSYIEWGDEASQHTIVDWREIAGPEDARAFGEALLSAPRAAWGYNSISEAIAYSTDKILTNTYEGVRMVIDVSGDGPQIGGRPIDWARDRAVDAGITINALVVKSRGGGHRGPGNIPLEMHYRLDVIGGLGAFAMVADEETPFADVLLAKIIREIAEARPTGHGRDVTGIGIMGPATQYAENVITCGTETYERTGTYPGCKRP
- a CDS encoding sulfurtransferase TusA family protein, with protein sequence MSEPALTLDASGLKCPLPVLKTRKAIKGLEAGQLISVQSTDPASPLDFKHFCNSGGHELVSEAEAEGTFTFVIRKGP
- a CDS encoding threonine/serine dehydratase, whose product is MTDLSDFKAAAERIHGKVRRTPLLDAIALKSDPAPGARLLLKLENLQPTGSFKVRGATNTVMSLTDEERSRGLITASGGNHGLGVAFGARMTGCPAVIYLPSSTPPSKVEKLKSLGAKTIIEGSVWDEANEAALAHAEADGLTYIHPFADPRVISGQGTIALEMLEDVPEIDTLIVAIGGGGLISGVATAAKLLKPGIKVIGVEPTGAPTHHAARAAGHLVTLDKIETAAGTLAPRTSAALNFELISKNVDELVLVSDAEMKAAAEWLWEETGLSAELSGAAAQAALMTGKVSAPAGSTVAVIVCGAGTDGLPAA
- a CDS encoding SDR family oxidoreductase; translation: MSGRLAGKTALVTASAQGIGRATVEAFSGEGATIIATDINQEKLAELEGLAGVTTRRLDVLDGDAVKAAAAEIGAIDALFNCAGFVHHGSILETTDEDWDFSFNLNVKAMFRMCRAFLPAMLESGGGSIINMSSVSSSMKGIPLRCVYGSSKAAVIGLTKSISADFMKQGIRCNAVCPGTVQSPSLDGRINAFDDPVQARKDFIARQPLGRLGTAEEIAAMVLYLASDESAYTTGQAFVIDGGILN